In the genome of Desulfocurvibacter africanus subsp. africanus DSM 2603, the window GGAGCTATTCGAGCGCGCCTCGCGCCAGGCGGGCAAGGAGCAATACGTGGTGCCCTACCTCATGAGCGCCTTTCCTGGCTGCGAGGACAGGCACATGGACGAGCTCAAGGCCTGGCTAGCCAAGCGCGGCTGGAAGCCCCGGCAGGTGCAGTGCTTCATCCCCCTGCCCGGCACGGTCGCCGCGGCCATGTACTTCGCTGGCATCGACCCCAAGGGCCAGCCCATCCCCGTGGCGCGCACCGACGCCGAGCGGCTGCGCCAGCACGGCCGGCTGGTCGGCCCGCGCGAGGAGCGCGGCGCGCGGCCCGATCCCAGAAGAAAGCCCGACGAAAGCCGCAAGCCCGGCAAGGCGGACCGGCCAGGCCGAGCCAAGCGTAAGCCCGGATAAGCCAGTCTGCATGCGAACTGGAGAGGGGCGTTGCCCCTCTCCAGACCTCACCCCACCAGGGGCGGACGCGCCCCTGGACCTGCGCAGTTCGTGGGCGGATCTATTTAGAGCAGATCGCATTTAAGACGCCCGCTCCGGCGTTGACGGCGCAAGTGAATTGCGCCTACGCCTACGCGGCGGCAAGCCATGCCGACGCATGGCTTGCAGAGCATTTTCAAAAGCAAAATGCTTTAAAACGTCAGCACCTTCCAGCCCTGCTTGAGCATGTCCGTGAGCGGCTGTCCCGTGTACTGGACAGTCAGGCCGAGTGTCTCCAGCTTCTCCGCGACGCCGTACTTGTCAGCGCAGGCTTTGCAGGCCCACAGTTCGACTCCGGCCTCTCTCAGGCTCTCCAGCTCCTTTTGCAGTTCCGGGCTTTCGCTCAACACCCTGGCCGATGGTCCCCACACCAGCAGCCGCGTACGCCGCCACCAGCCCTTGAATAAGCTGTTGCGGGCGTACATGAAGGCCATGTTCAGGGCCACCTCGGCGTCCGCAGAACTCCAGATGATGCATAGTGACTCCGAGGGCAGGGCGTCCATGTTCGACTCCTGATCGGTTTGCGACTGCGGCCAACTTCTTTGGAAGATGGATTTCTACAGCCAAGCAACGTTGGCCGCGTTGCGGGGCGGGACAAGGCTGTAGCGGTACTTGGGCCATCCGAGCATGAGCGCGCCGTGAACCGTCCTGCCTTGCGGCAGCTCCAGCGCCTCGATCACACCCGCATGGGCCATGGCGGCCCTGGTCAACAGCCCAGCCCAGCAAGCGCCCAGGCCGTGCGCCGCCGCGGCCAGCTCCATGTAGGTCAGGGCGATGGCGCAGTCGGCAGCACCCCAGGTGTAGTCGGCCGGGGCATGGGCTACTGCCACATGCGGTGCGCCGCGCAGGAACACCTCGCGGCCCTCGTCCCACAGTTGCACATAGCGCGGGTGCCCTGCCGCACGCAGCCACTCCATGCCCAACTCGGCCAGGCGACGGGTCTTGGCCGGGTCCTCGACCATGATCCAGCCCACCTGCTGCGAGTTGACGGCCGTGGGGGCCCGGCGGGCGACATCCAGGATCCGCTCCAGCAGCGCATGCTCCACGGGCTTGTTCTTGTATGCCCGCACCGACCGCCGCCCCAGCATGAGCGGCTCGACCTCGGCCACCGTCTCGGGCCTGGGCTTGCGGTTAGGCAGAAAATCGATCATGGGCAAGCGCTCGTGCGACAGAGCGCCCGTGGCGCAGGCGGCCACGCAGTGCCCGCATTTGTTGCAGAAGGCCTCCGCTCCATCCTTCACGACCGGATAGCCCTCGGCATCGGCCGTGATGACCCCGCCTGGACAGACCTCCATGCATATCCCGTCTCGACGGCAGTTCACTTTATCCAGGCATAAAAAGCTCATGGCTTTCTCCTTCATGAAATAGTGTTCGCTAGCTTTCGCTATCCCTTCCTCCTATGCGGATAAAATGGCAAGTACGCACGAATAAGTAATGTAGTACCTCAAAGCATACTATTGAGGTGATATCGAGGGTTGAAGCCGAACGAGGTATGAGGCTGGAGAATGCAGGCCGGAGCGCCCTGGATCCGTGATGATCACGGCGGGTGCAAGGCAATCTGCCAATGCGGTTCGCAAATGAACTGAGCGGGTCCAGGGCGGCGTCACGCCCTGGTGGGATGGGTCTGGGAAGGGCAAAGCCCTTCCCAGTTCTTATGCAATCTGCGCTGAAACGCTCAGGCTTTCTTGTCATCCGGCTCGCAGGAGCGCGCGTCGCTGGCCACGCCGCCCACGTGCTCCCCGTCCCAGGAGCCGCCATCCTCGATAGGCTCCACATGGATGGTCACTTGGCTGCGGTTCAGCCGTTCGTCTATAGCCTGCTCGATGGCCTGGGTCAGGTCGTGTGACTGTTGCACGCTCATGCGGCCGGGCACCAGCAGGTGGAAGTCGATGAACCGGCGCGGGCCGGACTTGCGCGTGCGCAGACCGTGATAAACGGCATTCTTGCCCGCCTTGGCGCAGATGCATTCGTGGATGACCGCAAGCTCTTCGGGCGGCAGGGCATGGTCCATGAGGCCCTGATAGGAACGCTTGAGCAGCCCGACGCCGCTGATCACGATGTGCGCGGCCACGGCCACGGCCATGATCGGGTCCAGGATGCGCCAGGAAGGCGCTGCCCAGACCACGGCCAGTCCGCCCGCAACGCCCACGGAGGTCCATACGTCGGTCATGAGGTGCTTGGCGTCGGCTTCCAGGGTAATGGAGTCGAAGTGGTTGGCCATACGCAGCATGATCTTGGCCACCAGCAGATTGACGGCCGAGGCCACGACGGCGACAGCCAGGCCGGGGCCCAGTTCGCGAAGCGGCTGCGGATCGAACATGCGGCTGACGGCCGCGTAGACGATGCCCGCCGCGGCTACCAGAATGAGCACGCCCTCGGCCCCGCTGGAGAAATACTCGGCCTTGTCATGGCCGTAGGCATGGCGATCGTCCGCGGGACGCATGGCCACGGTCAGGGCCAACAAGGCCAAGCTGGCGGCCGTGAGGTTGACCATGGACTCGGCGGCGTCCGAGAGCAGGCCCACGGAACCCGTGAGCAGCCAGGCCGCGATCTTGAGGGCCATGGTGGTCACGGCGGCGGCCACGGACAGCCAAGCCACGTTCCTAGGCGTCTGGAATAGCTTTCCCATACCGAACATATTGACTCTTTCGCTCAAAAAGGTACAGGCATGAACCTTGGGATATAACCTTTCAGCACGAAATCCTTCACGCCATGAATGTCGCCCAAGAATACCAGCCGCCCCGCTTCCTGACCAACGGCCATGCCCAGACGGTCTACCCCATCCTGTTCCGCAAATGTCGCGAGCTGCCGGTGCGACGGCAACGCCTGGAACTGCCCGACGGCGACTTCCTGGACATTGACTGGCTCACGGGCGGCCACGACCGGTTGGCCTTCCTGTGCCACGGCCTGGAAGGCAATTCCCGCGGCCTGCACACGAGCAATCTTATGTCCCATCTGTTCGCCAGCGGTTGGGACGTGGCGGCCATGAACAGCCGGGGCTGCAGCGGCGAGCCCAATCGACTGCCCAGGCTCTACCACTCGGGCGAAACCGACGACCTGCATTTCGCCCTGGGCGCGGCGCTGGCCGAGAGCGGCTACACCGTGGCCTCGCTGGTGGGCTATTCCATGGGCGGCAACCAGATCCTCAAATACCTGGGCGAGGCCCCCGAGCGTGTGCCGCCCCAGGTGCGCGCGGCGGCCACCTTGAGCGTGCCCTGCGACCTGGAGGACTCGGCCGAGGCTCTGGCCAGGCCGGCCAACCGCGTGTACATGCGCTATTTTCTGCGCTCCCTGCGGAGCAAGATCGCCGCCAAGAAGAAGCTCTTCCCGGACCTGTTCGATACCGAGGGCCTGGCGGGCATCAGCACTTTCGAGGCGTTCGACGAACGCTATACCGCGCCTCTGCACGGCTTCGCAAGTGCGCGAGACTACTGGCGCAAGGCCAGCTCGCTGCCCCACCTGCCGCGCATCCGCGTGCCAACCCTGCTCGTCAACGCCCGCAACGACCCGTTCCTGGGTCCGGACTGTTTTCCCACGAACGAGGCGCCCGGGAACCCCAACCTGCGTCTGGAAGTCCAATGCAACGGCGGACACCTGGGTTTCGTAACCCTGGACGGCACGGGCGTGTACTGGTCCGAACGCCGGGTCGTAAGTTTTCTCAAGGATTATATGCAGTAAATGGACAAGGGCGGACCGCCATAACTTGCAGCCCGCCCCTTCCTGTCATCCCGAAGGTCCTACTATTTTACCTTTTGCGCCGGCGCAGCCTCAGCACGGCCATAAGCCCCGCCAGGAACAACCATTCGGCCCTGAAGCCCGCCTCGGGACTCAGAGTGCAGCCGGAACTTCCGCTGCTCGGTTCGCCACGTCCCGTATAGGGTTTGACGGTCACGACCATCGTGTCGGTAGAGGTTCGACCAGCCTTATCCTCGACCGTCAATTCGAATTCGTACTGGGTTGGCTGGCTGACCTTGGGAGTGATGAACCTGGCCTCGGACTTGTCCCCATCGGAGGGAACGATGTTTGAGTTCAGGCAACGCCAGTTATACTTCATAACGGCTACATCGTCGGTGGATGCTTCGGCATTCAGGTATGCGGTGAAGCCCGAGAAAAGCGAGATATCAGCCCCCGCATTGGCCACGGGAGCATCTCTGTCCACGCCGTAGATGCGCACGCCCGCGGCGCCCGCGATAACGTAGACGCGGTTGCCCGAGGTCGCCAGGATATCGCCCTCCTTGTCCAGGGGCAGGGTCAGGGGAGCCAGTTCAGTGATGGTGTCGCTCTCTACACCCTCCGCATTCTTAACGCGCGTCACGTCGATCACGTGCAGCGTGTTGTCTCCAACTGCGTACACCGTCTGGTGCAGTGTGTTTTCCCCAACTGCGTACACCGTCGGGCCGGCTACGGCCACAGTGGTCGGAGTCAGCGAAAGCGGGTTGGGCCAACGGCCCGTCAGTCGCGCGGCGGCCCCATCAACGGCGTTGGCCACGTCCAGGATGCACAGACCGTCCGCATCGGTGACGTAGGCGTACCCTCCCAACACGGCGACCCTGACCGAAGAATTCAGGCTTCCGATCGAACGAAGCGTGCCAGGGAGTTTATTGCGGTCGATGGCATACAACCCGTCGCTGCCGGCCACGTAGGTCATGTCTTTGTCCATGGCTATGCCCAATCCCAGACTTGGCGGCATTGATGGATAATCCAAATCCCTGGGCTGGGAAGGCGTGGTCACGTCGAGTATACACAGGATGATGCCATTGTCTGGATCACCGTTCGTCATGCTGAGGACGTTATTGACCACGGCTACCTTGCGTGCAGGAATATCCTCATTACCTAACTCTTCAAAAATGGGTGTCGTTGTGATCGTGGACGGCTTTGTCGCGTCCACGAGGTGCAGGCCATCCGGGGCCGTGACATAGGCCACGTTGCCGGAAGCGGCTATGCCCTTGAAATCCTTGGCCAGGGCCACCATGCCCAGTTCTGGAAAGGCCAGTGGGCTGGAAACGTCATAGACACGCACCCCATCGCCATCGGCAATATAGGCCACATCTCCGCTTATGGCGATGCCGCGGGCCAGCCCCGGCGTATCGTAAAAGCTCATCTCCCACAGGCCCTCCATGTTACCGATCTTGCCTACGATACGTAGGCCGCCGTTGTCGTCCGCCACCAGCGTTGTATCAGTACCAGGTGTGGCGTACACTTTAGCGGCAAAACCTGGCGTATCCAGGTGGTCGCCACCGCCGATGAAGCCACCGGACTTCATCTGAAAGCCGTCCGGATCAGTGACATCGACGATGCTTACACCGCTTGCTCCGTCGGCCACGAAGACGATCTGATTGAGCGTGCTTGAATTGTGCACGGTAATGGAAACCTTGTCTCCCCCGGTATCGAAATACAGGTGCTGCACGGGAGTGTTCGTATTGATTCCGGTAATGACGCAAAGCCCTTTTTCGTTTGTGCGGTCCAGGACGTAGAGCAGGTTCCCGACCACGGCCACGCTCGAAACATCGGTGGCATCATAGGTGTGCGTGATCTCCTGCATGCTCGCCGGGTCCTGTACGTCGATGATGAACAATCCGCTTCTTTCGCTCACCACCCCGGCCGCCACATAGGCCCGCTCCGTAGCAGGGTGCACGGCCACTTCCAGAGCTTCGCCCGACATGGGATAGCTTCCGAGCAGTTCGGGCTGGGTAGGGTCCTCCACGTCCACCACGGCCAGCCCATGCCGGCCATTGGCAATATATGCACGGTTATTGACAATATCCAAGTTCCTTGCGTCCGTAAGGCTTCCCACCACGGAACCGATCTCAGTGAACTCGACTTTTGTTACCATCCCGGCATCGTCTGTCTCATACTCCATTGTGATGACGCGCAGGCCGCCGTGCCCGTTGGCCACATACAGCCTTTCCCCACCGTAGAACAGATCATGGACCGCTCCGGGCAGTTGCAGTTCGCCCACTAAGACCGGTTCGAGAGGAGAGAACACGTCAACAGCCTGCAGAACGCTTCCATTACCCAGGAAGGCCACATCGCGCGCGCTGTTCAAGGCAGTCGCATAGCACGGCCCGTAGGGCATGGAGCCGACCTCCACCAGCTCTTGCCCGCCGGCCGGCAAGGTCTGGGCCAACGCCACGACTATGAGGATAGGGATGAGTAGCCTTGAGCTGCAAATTGTTGCGAGACGCATGTTCATGACTCCTAAATTCTGGTCCGTGACAGGCCGATTCCGCCATTTCACTCCAATCGTGCCCGGAAGCACGCTTCTGTTGCCGTAATGCCTTTCGGTCTCCCGTTCATGATCCTGCCTGTGCGCCGGATAGAGGCAGCCTATATATCCACACTCTGTTTTGTCCTGGGCATGTCGCGGACTTCGCACCGCGCTTGTGGTCATACGGTGTTTTTGACAGGCTTGTTCCGGTGCAGGGCGCCATGGCATCGTGCCATGAACCGGCAATCACGTGACCTTTCAAAGGGCAATACTCAACATATCAGGCTTTAACCGACTGCATGGCCTTGAGCAATGCAACTTTAGGCTTATTGTGAGCCGTCTCTGTCCGATTCTTACTTCAACCGTTGGAATGCATTGTGAAATGACTTAGCAGGCGTGATTCTTCTGAGATTGGCAGGAATTAAAAATAACCTGTTTACTACATCAACCAACTTGCTCTATATTCTAAAATTTTACTTGTTATCATAGCTTGCATTGCCTGCAGATCACCATGCGTACTCCGCCGCAGACCCGCATGCCGTTGATCAGCTAATCGCACTTCCGAGTGAGTCCCTTTGCGCTCGCCTCGCGTTGCCTGGCCGCGCGCACCTGTGCTACAAATCTAGAAGATAACCCGGACCCGTGGCAGGAAGCCGAGTCCGCATACCCCGGCCAGGAGTATCCGCCCATGCCAGCCAAGAAGAGGCCGTTCGCCGATGATCCCCTGTGGTATAAGGACGCGGTCATCTATGAAGTCCATATCAAGAGCTTCCGAGATTCCAACGGCGACGGCATCGGCGATTTCAACGGCCTGACCGAGAAGCTCGACTATCTGGCCGACCTTGGCGTGACCGCCATCTGGATTTTGCCGTTCTACCCCTCGCCTCTCAAGGACGACGGCTACGATATCGCCGACTATTACGACGTGCACCCAGA includes:
- a CDS encoding DsrE family protein, with translation MDALPSESLCIIWSSADAEVALNMAFMYARNSLFKGWWRRTRLLVWGPSARVLSESPELQKELESLREAGVELWACKACADKYGVAEKLETLGLTVQYTGQPLTDMLKQGWKVLTF
- a CDS encoding YheT family hydrolase, with protein sequence MNVAQEYQPPRFLTNGHAQTVYPILFRKCRELPVRRQRLELPDGDFLDIDWLTGGHDRLAFLCHGLEGNSRGLHTSNLMSHLFASGWDVAAMNSRGCSGEPNRLPRLYHSGETDDLHFALGAALAESGYTVASLVGYSMGGNQILKYLGEAPERVPPQVRAAATLSVPCDLEDSAEALARPANRVYMRYFLRSLRSKIAAKKKLFPDLFDTEGLAGISTFEAFDERYTAPLHGFASARDYWRKASSLPHLPRIRVPTLLVNARNDPFLGPDCFPTNEAPGNPNLRLEVQCNGGHLGFVTLDGTGVYWSERRVVSFLKDYMQ
- a CDS encoding PKD domain-containing protein; the protein is MRLATICSSRLLIPILIVVALAQTLPAGGQELVEVGSMPYGPCYATALNSARDVAFLGNGSVLQAVDVFSPLEPVLVGELQLPGAVHDLFYGGERLYVANGHGGLRVITMEYETDDAGMVTKVEFTEIGSVVGSLTDARNLDIVNNRAYIANGRHGLAVVDVEDPTQPELLGSYPMSGEALEVAVHPATERAYVAAGVVSERSGLFIIDVQDPASMQEITHTYDATDVSSVAVVGNLLYVLDRTNEKGLCVITGINTNTPVQHLYFDTGGDKVSITVHNSSTLNQIVFVADGASGVSIVDVTDPDGFQMKSGGFIGGGDHLDTPGFAAKVYATPGTDTTLVADDNGGLRIVGKIGNMEGLWEMSFYDTPGLARGIAISGDVAYIADGDGVRVYDVSSPLAFPELGMVALAKDFKGIAASGNVAYVTAPDGLHLVDATKPSTITTTPIFEELGNEDIPARKVAVVNNVLSMTNGDPDNGIILCILDVTTPSQPRDLDYPSMPPSLGLGIAMDKDMTYVAGSDGLYAIDRNKLPGTLRSIGSLNSSVRVAVLGGYAYVTDADGLCILDVANAVDGAAARLTGRWPNPLSLTPTTVAVAGPTVYAVGENTLHQTVYAVGDNTLHVIDVTRVKNAEGVESDTITELAPLTLPLDKEGDILATSGNRVYVIAGAAGVRIYGVDRDAPVANAGADISLFSGFTAYLNAEASTDDVAVMKYNWRCLNSNIVPSDGDKSEARFITPKVSQPTQYEFELTVEDKAGRTSTDTMVVTVKPYTGRGEPSSGSSGCTLSPEAGFRAEWLFLAGLMAVLRLRRRKR
- a CDS encoding cation diffusion facilitator family transporter; the protein is MFGMGKLFQTPRNVAWLSVAAAVTTMALKIAAWLLTGSVGLLSDAAESMVNLTAASLALLALTVAMRPADDRHAYGHDKAEYFSSGAEGVLILVAAAGIVYAAVSRMFDPQPLRELGPGLAVAVVASAVNLLVAKIMLRMANHFDSITLEADAKHLMTDVWTSVGVAGGLAVVWAAPSWRILDPIMAVAVAAHIVISGVGLLKRSYQGLMDHALPPEELAVIHECICAKAGKNAVYHGLRTRKSGPRRFIDFHLLVPGRMSVQQSHDLTQAIEQAIDERLNRSQVTIHVEPIEDGGSWDGEHVGGVASDARSCEPDDKKA
- a CDS encoding nitroreductase family protein — protein: MSFLCLDKVNCRRDGICMEVCPGGVITADAEGYPVVKDGAEAFCNKCGHCVAACATGALSHERLPMIDFLPNRKPRPETVAEVEPLMLGRRSVRAYKNKPVEHALLERILDVARRAPTAVNSQQVGWIMVEDPAKTRRLAELGMEWLRAAGHPRYVQLWDEGREVFLRGAPHVAVAHAPADYTWGAADCAIALTYMELAAAAHGLGACWAGLLTRAAMAHAGVIEALELPQGRTVHGALMLGWPKYRYSLVPPRNAANVAWL